From Sphingomonas sp. PAMC26645:
GGGCCAGATTTTCCGTACGGCACGCTGCTAATCAATGTGACTGGATCTGCCATAATGGGTCTCGTAATTGGCGTTTTCGAGGCCCGGAATATTCAAAGCAATGACCTCCGTCTTTTCCTTACTACGGGTATACTGGGAGGTTACACAACATTCTCTACCTTCTCTCTGGACTCGGTGATGCTTTGGGAGCGTGGGCAATACGTCGAGTCACTTGCCTATGTGAGCACGAGTTTGATCCTGTCTCTCTCGGTGCTTGCATTGACGATGATGCTCGTCCGACGGTGGGCCTGAGTGCGTCTAATCAAAGACTTCAGCACTTCAACGATGCGGTCCTATTTTGAGCGATAGTGATTAAGTAGGTTTCGGCCGCTGTCACCGATGGCGCAACGGAGCTACCGCTCCCAATCCGGCATTGCCCAGCCCTTGGCCTTCGCCAACAACCGCAGCGGCCCATGCGCATTCACCGCGAAGGGTTCGTCGGCCCATTCGAAGGTCGGGGCGTCCGAGACGTGGTCGGAATAGAAGCGGATGTGGGCGTGGTCTCGGGGGATGCCTTCGCGGTCCATCCAGGCCTGGATCATTCGCAGTTTGGCCGGGCCGTAGCAATTCTCGCCTTCGATGCCGGCGAGCAGTACGCCGTCGCGGTCGCGCAGGCTCTCGGTGCCGATCACCGCGTCGAAGCCCAGTCGCCGCGCGATCGCCTCGA
This genomic window contains:
- the crcB gene encoding fluoride efflux transporter CrcB, yielding MGYLIVFFGAGVGGVFRQALGSTVTKALGPDFPYGTLLINVTGSAIMGLVIGVFEARNIQSNDLRLFLTTGILGGYTTFSTFSLDSVMLWERGQYVESLAYVSTSLILSLSVLALTMMLVRRWA